The following coding sequences are from one Calditrichota bacterium window:
- a CDS encoding T9SS type A sorting domain-containing protein, with protein MKSDVLSNNGANVLFRSQDSLIYGAYLDNGNYRIITTSIVMSGIVDGDSPNTKIELMGEYLNFLERETDAIDISRHRSSVIDNFQIYPSYPNPFSNATQIHFRLLRPFSQVTLSIYNVLGQQVKTIMQTATRQGDNFINWDGTDSNQLPVPPGTYFFQLKNEGEAKIGKLILVR; from the coding sequence GTGAAATCCGATGTGCTCAGTAACAATGGAGCCAATGTCCTTTTTCGTTCCCAGGACAGTCTGATTTACGGCGCCTATCTGGATAATGGAAACTATCGCATCATTACAACCAGCATCGTCATGAGCGGGATTGTGGACGGCGACAGCCCAAATACAAAAATCGAACTCATGGGGGAGTATTTGAATTTTTTAGAGCGAGAAACGGACGCTATTGACATCTCTCGCCATAGATCGTCAGTAATCGATAACTTTCAAATTTACCCCAGCTATCCGAATCCGTTCTCCAATGCAACTCAAATTCATTTTCGGTTATTGCGACCTTTCTCACAGGTGACGCTTTCCATTTACAATGTGCTGGGTCAGCAGGTAAAAACAATTATGCAAACAGCAACGCGTCAGGGCGACAATTTCATTAACTGGGATGGCACGGATTCAAATCAATTGCCGGTTCCGCCGGGCACTTATTTCTTTCAGCTAAAAAATGAGGGGGAGGCAAAAATAGGGAAGCTGATTTTGGTCAGGTAA